A stretch of the Thiomicrospira pelophila DSM 1534 genome encodes the following:
- the rpoB gene encoding DNA-directed RNA polymerase subunit beta, with protein sequence MTTYSLTEKKRIRKDFSTQPSMLDVPYLLSLQKGSYHDFIQKDKKPLERASIGLHSAFSSVFPIKGVAGTADLDYVSYHLGQPEFDVKECKQRGVTYAAPLRVKMRLVMYDKDAPVGNRPVKDIKEQEVYLGDMPLMTDNGTFVINGTERVIVTQLHRSPGVIFDNDKGKSHSSGKILFNARIIPYRGSWLDFEFDHNDCLFTRIDRRRKLPISILLRAMGYDNEQILEMFFDTSKIKMSKGKYSLAFDPEQFKGQMATFDIAAKGEVFAAEGTRITARTIKKMAEAGVSSIDVPVEFLLGKVMAKNVVDTSSGELIAAANSIITQDILDKINELSKLQFEVLYIDELLHGSYMSDTLNLDSTSTQLEAQIEIYRMMRPGEPPTKDSSEALFNSLFFQEDRYDLSSVGRMKLNRRLGRQDNEGKLVLEREDIVDVIRELINIRNGQSTVDDIDTLGNRRIRAVGEMAENAFRVGLVRVERAVKERLNQAESDGLMPQDLINAKPVSAAIKEFFGSSQLSQFMDQVNPLSEVTHKRRVSALGPGGLTRERAGFEVRDVHPTHYGRVCPIETPEGPNIGLINSLAVYAKTNEYGFLETPYRKVVDGKVTDDVVYISAIDEAQYVIAQASAKLDKNGKFVEDLISARHQNEFTLSMSKDINLMDVSPKQIVSVAAALIPFLEHDDANRALMGSNMQRQAVPTLRADKPLVGTGIEKTVAIDSGVTVVADRGGEVVSSDASRIVVRVHDDEIVEGETGVDIYNLIKYQRSNQNTCINQKPIVSAGDVVSRGDVLADGPSTDLGELALGQNMRVAFMPWNGYNFEDSILVSERVVKEDRYTTIHIEEFTCLARDTKLGPEEITSDIPNVGESALSRLDESGIVYIGAEVKQGDVLVGKVTPKGETQLTPEEKLLRAIFGEKASDVKDTSLRVSKGIEGTVIDVQVFTREGMKKDARAQAIQEEELDKVRKDIDEQYKILELDTLNRIKNLLSGLKLKDGTKLTAEYLDSLEAKKWLGLNVDDEDALRQLETAEEQLKAKRKELNEAFEEKRKKLTQGDDLAPGVSKMVKVYVAIKRRIQPGDKMAGRHGNKGVISRICPVEDMPFDETGRPVDICLNPLGVPSRMNVGQILETHLGLAAWGLGEKIDSMMKRDADIKDVREFLHKIYNESQGQSVDFKAFSDDEIIVLAKNLSKGVPMASPVFDGADEGQIKSLLRLAELPESGQMRLFDGRTGDEFDRTVTVGYMYMLKLNHLVDDKMHARSTGPYSLVTQQPLGGKAQFGGQRFGEMEVWALEAYGAAFTLQEMLTVKSDDLNGRTRMYKNIVDGNEYMEPGMPESFSVLRKEIRALGIDIELEQD encoded by the coding sequence ATGACGACTTACTCGTTAACCGAAAAGAAACGCATCCGTAAAGACTTCTCAACACAACCTTCGATGTTGGATGTCCCATATTTATTATCGCTTCAGAAAGGGTCATATCATGACTTTATCCAGAAGGATAAGAAACCTTTAGAGCGCGCCAGCATTGGTTTGCACTCTGCTTTCAGTTCAGTCTTCCCAATTAAAGGCGTTGCGGGTACAGCCGACTTGGATTATGTCAGCTATCACCTTGGTCAGCCTGAATTTGATGTTAAAGAATGCAAGCAGCGCGGCGTAACTTATGCCGCACCACTTCGCGTAAAAATGCGTTTGGTCATGTACGACAAGGATGCTCCAGTTGGAAATCGCCCTGTTAAAGACATTAAAGAACAAGAAGTATATTTAGGTGATATGCCTTTGATGACCGATAACGGTACATTCGTTATTAATGGTACTGAGCGTGTAATTGTGACTCAATTGCATCGTTCTCCCGGCGTCATTTTTGATAATGATAAAGGTAAGTCTCATTCTTCAGGCAAAATCTTATTTAATGCCAGAATTATTCCTTACCGTGGTTCTTGGTTAGATTTCGAGTTTGATCATAATGATTGTTTATTTACTCGTATCGATCGTCGTCGTAAATTACCAATTTCAATTCTATTGCGTGCGATGGGTTACGACAACGAACAGATTTTAGAGATGTTCTTCGATACATCCAAAATTAAAATGTCAAAAGGCAAATATTCACTTGCATTTGATCCAGAGCAGTTTAAAGGTCAAATGGCGACTTTTGATATAGCTGCCAAAGGTGAGGTGTTTGCCGCAGAAGGCACTCGCATTACCGCGCGTACTATCAAAAAAATGGCTGAAGCGGGTGTTTCTTCTATAGATGTGCCTGTTGAATTTTTACTCGGCAAAGTGATGGCCAAAAATGTTGTCGATACCTCTTCAGGTGAGTTGATCGCAGCCGCAAACTCGATTATCACGCAAGATATTCTCGATAAGATTAATGAACTAAGTAAGCTACAGTTTGAAGTGCTCTATATTGATGAGTTACTTCACGGTTCATACATGTCAGATACGTTGAATCTTGATTCAACTTCTACTCAGCTAGAAGCACAGATTGAAATTTACCGTATGATGCGTCCAGGTGAGCCGCCAACAAAAGACTCTTCCGAGGCATTATTCAATAGCTTGTTTTTCCAAGAAGATCGTTATGATTTATCTTCAGTAGGTCGAATGAAGTTAAACCGTCGTTTAGGTCGTCAAGATAACGAAGGTAAACTTGTTCTTGAGCGTGAAGATATTGTTGATGTTATTCGTGAATTGATTAATATTCGAAATGGTCAAAGTACAGTTGATGATATTGATACTTTGGGTAACCGTCGTATTCGTGCTGTAGGCGAAATGGCTGAAAATGCATTTAGAGTTGGCTTGGTTCGTGTTGAGCGTGCTGTTAAAGAACGACTCAACCAGGCAGAGTCTGATGGTTTAATGCCTCAGGATTTGATTAATGCTAAGCCAGTGTCTGCTGCAATTAAAGAATTTTTTGGCTCGAGCCAGTTGTCTCAGTTTATGGATCAAGTCAATCCGCTTTCGGAAGTTACGCATAAGCGTCGTGTTTCAGCGTTAGGCCCAGGTGGCTTGACGCGTGAACGTGCTGGTTTTGAAGTTCGTGACGTGCATCCTACTCACTATGGTCGTGTTTGCCCGATTGAAACTCCTGAAGGGCCAAACATTGGTTTGATTAACTCGTTAGCTGTTTATGCAAAAACCAACGAGTATGGTTTCTTAGAAACTCCTTACCGTAAAGTTGTAGATGGCAAGGTCACCGATGATGTGGTTTATATTTCTGCGATTGATGAAGCGCAATATGTAATCGCTCAGGCTAGTGCGAAACTGGATAAAAACGGCAAGTTTGTTGAAGACTTGATTTCTGCACGTCATCAGAATGAATTTACGTTATCTATGTCTAAAGACATTAACTTAATGGATGTTTCACCCAAGCAAATCGTATCTGTAGCAGCGGCATTGATTCCATTTCTTGAACACGATGATGCTAACCGTGCATTGATGGGTTCAAACATGCAGCGTCAGGCGGTTCCTACTCTGCGTGCAGATAAACCTTTAGTTGGTACTGGTATTGAGAAAACAGTAGCAATCGACTCGGGTGTAACTGTAGTGGCAGATCGCGGTGGTGAGGTTGTTTCATCGGATGCCTCTAGAATCGTTGTGCGTGTCCATGATGACGAGATTGTTGAGGGAGAAACTGGTGTTGATATTTATAATCTAATTAAATATCAGCGTTCTAACCAGAACACTTGTATTAACCAAAAGCCAATTGTAAGCGCAGGTGACGTAGTTTCACGTGGTGATGTTTTGGCAGATGGTCCTTCAACGGATTTAGGTGAACTTGCCTTGGGTCAGAACATGCGTGTCGCGTTCATGCCTTGGAATGGCTACAACTTCGAAGACTCGATTTTAGTATCTGAACGTGTTGTTAAAGAAGACCGTTATACAACTATTCATATTGAAGAGTTTACCTGTTTAGCACGTGATACGAAGCTTGGGCCAGAAGAGATCACGTCTGACATTCCTAATGTTGGGGAGTCGGCTTTGTCTCGCCTAGATGAGAGCGGTATCGTTTATATCGGTGCCGAAGTTAAGCAAGGCGATGTTTTGGTAGGGAAGGTGACACCTAAGGGTGAAACACAGTTAACACCTGAAGAGAAGTTGCTGCGAGCCATCTTTGGTGAAAAAGCATCGGATGTAAAAGATACATCCTTACGTGTGTCCAAAGGTATAGAAGGTACAGTTATTGACGTCCAAGTCTTCACTCGTGAAGGTATGAAGAAAGATGCGCGTGCACAGGCTATCCAAGAAGAAGAATTGGATAAGGTTCGTAAGGATATTGATGAGCAGTACAAAATTCTTGAACTAGATACATTAAACCGTATTAAGAACTTGCTATCAGGCTTAAAGTTGAAAGATGGTACGAAATTAACAGCTGAGTATCTTGATAGTCTCGAGGCTAAGAAATGGCTGGGTCTCAATGTTGATGATGAGGATGCACTACGTCAACTTGAAACAGCAGAAGAACAGCTGAAAGCAAAGCGTAAAGAACTTAATGAAGCCTTTGAAGAGAAGCGTAAAAAACTTACGCAAGGTGATGATTTAGCGCCGGGCGTTTCTAAGATGGTTAAGGTGTATGTTGCTATTAAACGTCGCATCCAACCTGGTGATAAAATGGCCGGTCGTCATGGTAACAAAGGTGTTATCTCTCGAATTTGTCCAGTGGAAGATATGCCATTTGACGAAACAGGCCGCCCTGTCGATATTTGCTTAAACCCACTGGGTGTACCGTCACGTATGAACGTTGGTCAAATTTTAGAAACTCACTTAGGCCTAGCGGCTTGGGGATTAGGTGAAAAAATTGATTCAATGATGAAGCGTGATGCAGATATCAAGGATGTACGTGAGTTCTTACACAAGATTTATAACGAAAGCCAAGGGCAGTCGGTTGACTTTAAAGCGTTTAGTGATGATGAAATTATTGTTCTTGCTAAAAACTTGAGTAAGGGCGTGCCTATGGCTTCGCCAGTATTCGATGGCGCCGATGAAGGTCAGATTAAATCATTGTTACGCCTAGCGGAGTTACCTGAATCAGGACAAATGCGACTATTTGACGGACGTACAGGTGACGAGTTTGATAGAACTGTAACCGTAGGTTATATGTACATGTTGAAGTTAAATCACTTGGTTGATGACAAAATGCATGCTCGTTCTACTGGTCCATATAGTTTAGTTACTCAGCAACCATTGGGTGGTAAAGCTCAATTTGGTGGTCAGCGCTTTGGTGAGATGGAGGTGTGGGCATTGGAAGCCTATGGCGCAGCCTTTACACTTCAAGAAATGTTGACAGTGAAGTCTGATGACTTAAATGGTCGTACTCGCATGTATAAAAACATCGTAGATGGTAATGAATACATGGAACCAGGCATGCCAGAATCCTTTAGCGTATTGCGTAAAGAGATTCGTGCATTAGGTATTGATATTGAGTTGGAGCAAGATTAA
- the rplL gene encoding 50S ribosomal protein L7/L12: MAVSQNDILEAVANMTVMEVVELISAMEEKFGVSAAAMVSAGPAADAGAGAEAQTEFNVILTSAGSNKVGAIKAVRGITGLGLKEAKEAVESAPTVLKEGVSKEEAEEIKKQVEEAGAQAEIK; encoded by the coding sequence ATGGCCGTATCACAGAATGATATTTTAGAAGCAGTTGCTAACATGACTGTAATGGAAGTTGTTGAATTGATTTCAGCAATGGAAGAGAAGTTTGGTGTTTCAGCTGCCGCTATGGTTTCAGCTGGTCCAGCTGCAGACGCAGGCGCAGGCGCTGAAGCACAAACTGAATTCAATGTAATCCTAACAAGCGCTGGTAGCAACAAAGTTGGTGCTATCAAAGCGGTTCGTGGTATTACAGGTCTTGGCTTGAAAGAAGCTAAAGAAGCAGTTGAATCAGCACCTACTGTACTTAAAGAAGGTGTATCGAAAGAAGAAGCTGAAGAAATTAAGAAGCAAGTTGAAGAAGCTGGTGCACAGGCTGAAATCAAGTAA
- the rplJ gene encoding 50S ribosomal protein L10: protein MALKLEDKKLVVEEVSAIVEKSVSIVVAEYRGLTVEQMTDLRSKARDADVVIRVVKNTLARKALQGSPFEDMQSDLVGPVVLVFSTNELSAAARIAKDFKKSNEALVIKSLSIGSGVMDASQLDAIAALPTYEEALGKLMYVMKAPVEKLARTLAAYKEAKEAA from the coding sequence ATGGCACTTAAACTCGAAGATAAAAAGCTAGTCGTTGAAGAAGTCTCTGCCATAGTAGAGAAGTCTGTATCGATTGTAGTAGCTGAATATCGTGGGTTGACTGTGGAGCAGATGACTGATCTTCGCTCTAAGGCACGTGATGCTGATGTAGTTATCCGTGTTGTTAAAAATACTTTGGCACGCAAAGCTTTACAAGGTTCACCTTTTGAAGATATGCAGTCTGATTTGGTAGGTCCAGTTGTACTGGTTTTCTCTACAAATGAATTGTCAGCTGCGGCTCGTATTGCTAAAGATTTTAAAAAGAGTAATGAAGCATTGGTTATTAAGTCGCTATCAATTGGTTCTGGCGTTATGGACGCTAGCCAGCTTGATGCAATTGCTGCACTACCGACTTACGAAGAAGCATTGGGCAAGTTAATGTATGTAATGAAAGCACCTGTCGAGAAATTGGCACGTACACTTGCAGCATACAAAGAAGCCAAAGAAGCGGCGTAA
- the rplA gene encoding 50S ribosomal protein L1, whose product MAKLTKKQKMVAERLNKDSSYDIIAALDLVKEFAGSTKFDETVDVAVKLGVDPRKSDQVVRGATVLPNGLGKTIRVAVFTGEANQAAAKEAGADFVGMEELADEIKKGMMDFDVVIASPDAMRVVGMLGQVLGPRGLMPNPKTGTVTPDVVGAINNAKAGQVRYRVDKAGIIHAPIGKASFDAQKLKENLAALLEDLNKAKPSAAKGVFMKKVTVSSTMGPGVPVDQSTI is encoded by the coding sequence ATGGCAAAGCTAACGAAAAAACAGAAAATGGTTGCTGAGCGTCTAAATAAAGACTCGTCATATGACATTATTGCAGCCTTAGATTTGGTTAAAGAGTTTGCAGGTTCAACTAAATTTGATGAAACAGTTGATGTAGCTGTTAAGTTGGGTGTTGATCCACGTAAATCTGATCAAGTTGTGCGTGGCGCAACAGTTCTTCCTAATGGCTTAGGTAAAACAATTCGTGTAGCTGTGTTTACTGGTGAAGCGAATCAGGCCGCTGCAAAAGAAGCCGGTGCTGATTTTGTTGGTATGGAAGAGCTTGCTGATGAAATTAAGAAAGGCATGATGGATTTTGACGTGGTTATTGCAAGTCCAGACGCAATGCGTGTTGTGGGTATGTTGGGCCAGGTTCTTGGTCCGCGTGGCTTAATGCCTAACCCAAAAACCGGCACAGTTACACCAGATGTTGTTGGTGCGATCAATAATGCAAAAGCTGGTCAGGTTCGTTACCGCGTTGACAAGGCTGGTATTATCCATGCACCAATTGGTAAGGCCTCGTTTGATGCCCAAAAGCTAAAAGAAAACCTTGCTGCATTGTTAGAAGACTTAAATAAAGCTAAGCCTTCTGCGGCAAAAGGTGTGTTTATGAAAAAAGTAACTGTATCTAGCACGATGGGACCAGGTGTTCCAGTAGATCAGTCAACGATTTAA
- the rplK gene encoding 50S ribosomal protein L11 encodes MAKKIAAYIKLQIPAGNANPSPPVGPALGQRGVNIMEFCKAFNAQTQNVEKGLPLPVVITVYSDKSFTFITKTPPAAILLKKAAGIQKGSAIPNLNKVGKVTRAQLEEIATTKMADLNANDLETAVKIIAGSARSMGLTVEE; translated from the coding sequence ATGGCCAAGAAAATTGCAGCCTATATTAAATTGCAAATCCCTGCAGGGAATGCAAATCCAAGTCCACCCGTTGGTCCAGCTTTAGGTCAGCGCGGCGTAAATATTATGGAATTCTGTAAAGCATTTAATGCGCAAACGCAAAATGTTGAAAAAGGATTGCCTCTGCCTGTCGTTATCACTGTTTATAGTGATAAGAGCTTTACTTTTATTACCAAGACCCCACCAGCTGCCATCTTATTGAAAAAAGCAGCAGGTATCCAGAAGGGTAGCGCAATTCCAAACCTTAATAAGGTTGGTAAAGTGACGCGTGCTCAGTTGGAAGAAATCGCTACGACCAAAATGGCTGATTTAAATGCCAATGATTTGGAAACAGCAGTCAAGATTATTGCGGGCTCAGCTCGTAGTATGGGTCTAACGGTCGAGGAGTAA
- the nusG gene encoding transcription termination/antitermination protein NusG, which translates to MAKRWYVVHAYSGYENKVKAALVEYIERAELTNDFGRILVPSEEVVEIRDGKKRTSERKFFPGYVLVEMEMNEASWHLVKSVPQVMGFIGGTSDRPAPITQKEVDRILQRVEENVDKPRPKVIYEPGEMVRVTDGPFTDFEAVVEGVDYDKNRLQVSVLIFGRSTPVELEFAQVVKS; encoded by the coding sequence GTGGCGAAAAGATGGTATGTAGTACACGCTTATTCTGGTTATGAGAATAAAGTTAAGGCGGCTTTAGTTGAGTATATAGAGCGCGCTGAATTAACGAATGATTTTGGACGTATTTTGGTGCCTTCAGAAGAAGTAGTTGAAATTCGTGATGGCAAAAAGCGCACCAGTGAGCGCAAGTTTTTTCCTGGTTACGTTTTAGTAGAAATGGAAATGAACGAGGCTAGTTGGCATCTAGTTAAAAGTGTTCCTCAGGTGATGGGTTTTATTGGTGGTACGAGTGATCGTCCTGCGCCTATTACGCAAAAGGAAGTTGACCGAATTTTACAACGTGTAGAAGAAAACGTTGATAAGCCACGTCCAAAAGTAATTTACGAGCCGGGAGAAATGGTTCGAGTCACGGATGGTCCATTTACCGACTTCGAGGCGGTAGTGGAAGGCGTAGATTATGACAAAAATAGACTACAAGTATCAGTGTTAATATTTGGGCGTTCAACTCCGGTTGAGTTGGAGTTTGCTCAAGTCGTTAAGAGCTGA